In Streptomyces sp. SID8374, one genomic interval encodes:
- a CDS encoding DUF6087 family protein, whose protein sequence is MDDEPLSDWAERRSAKIGRLRAVPLVSGEGPKASHLNPDAPRPSSAGTDTPGSRTGPRRLAETQRLPHPHVEEPPPVTAPRAQPMRAGRGRHRKPRPGEWLIGGGDQPTPGSGP, encoded by the coding sequence ATGGACGACGAACCTCTGTCGGACTGGGCGGAGCGCCGCAGCGCGAAGATCGGACGGCTCCGAGCCGTGCCACTCGTCTCCGGCGAAGGCCCGAAGGCCTCACACCTCAACCCGGACGCACCCCGGCCGTCCAGCGCTGGAACGGATACGCCTGGGAGCCGTACGGGACCGCGGCGCCTGGCCGAGACCCAGCGCCTCCCGCACCCGCACGTCGAGGAACCGCCGCCGGTGACGGCCCCGCGGGCTCAGCCAATGCGGGCGGGGCGGGGCAGGCACCGTAAGCCCCGGCCGGGGGAATGGCTGATCGGAGGCGGAGATCAGCCCACCCCCGGCTCTGGGCCCTGA
- a CDS encoding PIN domain nuclease produces MSVADYLIDTSALVRILGRQSTEDWERRIGAGLVALCDLTELELLYSARSAKDRESIREYLALFTWCPMPDGVYRRARTVQEQLTAKGEHRSAGPVDLLLAATAEQSGLTLLHNDHDFETIARTTGQPTRMLDLR; encoded by the coding sequence GTGAGTGTTGCCGACTACCTCATCGACACTTCGGCACTCGTACGCATTCTCGGGCGCCAGAGCACGGAGGACTGGGAGCGCCGCATCGGTGCGGGTCTCGTCGCCCTCTGCGATCTGACCGAGCTGGAGCTGCTCTATTCTGCGCGCTCGGCCAAGGATCGCGAGAGCATCCGGGAATACCTGGCGCTGTTCACGTGGTGCCCGATGCCGGACGGCGTCTATCGGCGCGCCCGCACCGTGCAGGAGCAGCTCACCGCCAAGGGCGAGCACCGCAGCGCCGGACCCGTGGACCTGTTGTTGGCAGCGACCGCCGAGCAATCGGGTCTGACGCTCCTGCACAACGACCACGACTTCGAGACGATCGCCCGCACCACCGGCCAGCCGACCAGGATGCTCGACCTGAGGTGA
- a CDS encoding type II toxin-antitoxin system VapB family antitoxin, producing MSRTVIDLDDEALEAAAKELGTTTKRDTINTALREIVDRNRRLRALHELQDLARDGALDMDLLLDKRNYRGGSAR from the coding sequence ATGAGCCGTACGGTCATCGACCTCGACGACGAAGCCTTGGAGGCCGCGGCCAAGGAGCTCGGCACCACGACGAAACGCGACACGATCAACACCGCATTGCGCGAGATCGTCGACCGCAATCGACGACTCCGAGCCCTTCACGAGCTGCAAGACCTGGCCCGCGACGGCGCTCTCGACATGGACCTCCTCCTCGACAAGCGGAATTATCGGGGTGGATCCGCACGGTGA